A DNA window from Loxodonta africana isolate mLoxAfr1 chromosome 7, mLoxAfr1.hap2, whole genome shotgun sequence contains the following coding sequences:
- the FNBP4 gene encoding formin-binding protein 4 — MGKKSRAVPGRRPILQLSPPGPRSSTPGRDPEPEADTEPDSTAAATSQPAPTVVAPATTTAVTAAAASEDSPSEDPDEQEVVVEVPRVVENPPKPVMTTRPTAVKATGGLCLLGAYADSDDDESDASEKPAQSKEANGNQSTDIDSTLANFLAEIDAITAPQPAAPVAASAPPPTPPRPEPKESSTSSLSSTASNGTDSTQMSGWQYDTQCSLAGVGIEMGDWQEVWDENTGCYYYWNTQTNEVTWELPQYLATQVQGLQHYQPSSVTGAEAGFMVNTDVFTKEKTVSVSSSKSGPVITKREVKKEVNEGIQALSNSEEEKKGVAASLLAPLLPEGIKEEEEKWRRKVICKEVEPASEVKEASTTVEEVATVVKPQEIMMDSIEDPSQEDVCSVVQSGESEEEEEQDTLELELVLERKKAELRALEEGDGSVSGSSPRSDISQPASQDGLRRLMSKRGKWKMFIRATSPESTSRSSSKTGRDTPENGETAVGAENSEKIDENSDKEVEVEESPEKIKIQTAPKVEEEVQDLKFQIGELANTLTSKFEFLGINRQSISNFHVLLLQTETRIADWREGALNGNYLKRKLQDAAEQLKQYEINATPKGWSCHWDRDHRRYFYVNEQSGESQWEFPDGEEEEEESQAQESRDETLSKHILKDKTGTDSNSAESAENSTGSLCKESFSGQVSSSSLMPLTPFWTLLQSNVPVLQPPLPLEMPPPPPPPPESPPPPPPPPPPVEDGEIQEVEMEDEGSEEPPAPGTEEDTPLKPSAPATVVTTQSSVDSGTSSSPSTKAVKRKATEISTAAVQRSATIGSSPVLYSQSAVARGQQATGISNQAAGIGHPAITVSHPAAGMGHQARGISLQSNYLGLATASAIMSYAECSVPIGVTSPTLQPVQARGAVSTTAIIEPPPPPPPPPPPPPAPKMPPPEKTKKGKKDKAKKSKTKMPSLVKKWQSIQRELDEEENSSSSEEDRESTAQKRIEEWKQQQLVSGMAERNANFEALPEDWRARLKRRKMAPNT, encoded by the exons ATGGGGAAGAAGTCCCGGGCGGTACCCGGTCGCAGGCCCATCCTGCAGCTCTCCCCGCCTGGTCCCCGGAGCAGCACCCCCGGGCGGGACCCGGAACCGGAGGCCGACACCGAGCCGGACTCGACGGCGGCGGCCACCAGTCAGCCAGCCCCGACGGTGGTGGCGCCGGCCACGACGACTGCTGTGACGGCTGCCGCGGCCTCGGAAGACTCGCCTTCAGAAG aTCCAGATGAACAGGAAGTGGTGGTGGAGGTTCCCAGAGTTGTTGAGAATCCTCCAAAACCAGTCATGACTACCAGACCCACAGCTGTTAAAGCAACAG gaggtctTTGCTTACTTGGTGCATATGCTGACAGTGATGATGATGAGAGTGATGCTTCAGAAAAACCAGCACAATCTAAAGAGGCAAATGGAAACCAGTCAACTGATATTGACAGTACATTGGCCAACTTCCTAGCG GAGATTGATGCCATAACAGCGCCTCAGCCTGCAGCTCCTGTAGCAGCTTCTGCTCCACCTCCAACTCCACCTCGTCCAGAGCCCAAGGAATCCTCAACATCTTCACTTTCTTCCACTGCTTCAAATGGGACAGACTCAACCCAAATGTCAGGGTGGCAGTATGACACTCAGTGTTCACTGGCAGGGG ttggAATTGAGATGGGAGATTGGCAAGAAGTCTGGGATGAGAACACAGGATGCTACTACTATTGGAACACACAAACAAATGAAGTGACATGGGAGTTACCCCAGTATCTTGCTACCCAGGTACAGGGATTACAACATTACCAACCCAG TTCTGTAACAGGTGCTGAAGCCGGTTTTATGGTAAATACAGATGTATTTACTAAGGAGAAAACGGTTTCTGTTTCCAGTAGTAAAAGTGGACCAGTCATAACCAAGCGAGAAGTTAAAAAG GAAGTAAATGAAGGAATTCAAGCTCTCTCAAATAGTGAGGAGGAGAAAAAAGGAGTGGCAGCATCCCTGCTTGCCCCTTTATTACCTGAGGgaataaaagaggaagaagaaaaatggagaagaaaagtAATTTGTAAAGAAGTAGAGCCAGCTTCAGAAGTGAAGGAAGCAAGTACAACAGTAGAAGAAGTAGCAACGGTAGTAAAGCCACAGGAAATTATGATGGACAGTATAGAAGACCCTTCTCAAGAGGATGTTTGCAGTGTTGTTCAGTCTGGAGAAAGTGAGGAGGAAGAAGAACAGGATACCCTTGAGCTGGAGCTGgttttagaaaggaaaaaa GCAGAGTTGCGAGCCTTGGAGGAAGGAGATGGTAGTGTGTCAGGGTCTAGTCCACGTTCTGATATCAGCCAGCCAGCATCTCAAGATGGACTACGTAGACTTATGTCTAAAAGAGGAAAATGGAAGATGTTTATTCGAGCTACCAGTCCAGAATCCACCAGTCGGAGTTCTAGCAAAACGGGAAGAGATACTCCAGAAAATGGTGAAACTG CAGTTGGTGctgaaaattcagaaaaaatagaTGAGAATTCAGACAAAGAGGTGGAAGTAGAAGAATCTCCagagaagataaaaatacaaacagCACCTAAAGTAGAAGAAGAAGTCCAGGATTTAAAA TTTCAGATTGGAGAACTGGCAAATACCCTGACCAGTAAATTTGAATTCTTAGGCATTAATAGACAGTCCATCTCCAACTTTCACGTGCTGCTCTTACAGACTGAG ACTCGGATTGCAGATTGGCGGGAAGGGGCTCTTAATGGAAACTACCTTAAACGAAAACTTCAGGATGCAGCAGAACAACTAAAACAGTATGAAATAAACGCCACTCCTAAAGGCTGGTCCTGCCACTGGGACAG GGATCATAGACGATATTTCTATGTAAACGAACAGTCGGGCGAGTCTCAGTGGGAGTTCCCAGatggtgaggaggaggaggaagaaagccAAGCACAAGAAAGTAGAGACGAGACTCTTTCCAAACACATTTTGAAAGACAAAACTGGCACTGACTCAAATTCTGCAGAATCCGCCGAGAATTCCACAG GTTCTCTTTGTAAAGAGTCCTTTTCTGGCCAAGTTTCTTCTTCATCGCTCATGCCACTTACTCCATTCTGGACCCTTCTTCAGTCAAACGTGCCTGTGCTTCAACCTCCATTACCTTTGGAAATGCCACCACCCCCACCTCCTCCCCCAGAGTCCCctcctcctccacccccaccacCTCCTCCTGTAGAAGATGGTGAAATACAGGAGGTGGAGATGGAAGATGAGGGAAGTGAGGAGCCTCCTGCCCCAGGAACAGAGGAGGATACTCCTTTGAAACCCTCAGCACCAGCAACAGTTGTAACTACCCAG AGTTCAGTTGATTCTGGCACCTCTAGCTCTCCTTCCACCAAAGCGGTAAAAAGAAAAGCTACAGAAATTAGTACTGCAGCAGTTCAGAGGTCAGCTACCATTGGCAGTTCTCCTGTCCTCTACAGTCAGTCAGCTGTAGCTAGAG GTCAGCAGGCAACAGGGATCAGTAACCAGGCTGCAGGGATTGGACACCCAGCAATAACAGTTAGCCATCCAGCAGCAGGAATGGGTCATCAGGCCAGAGGAATAAGCCTGCAGTCGAATTACTTAGGACTTGCAACAGCATCAGCGATTATGAGCTATGCTGAATGTTCTGTCCCAATTGGAGTGACTTCTCCCACACTGCAGCCAGTCCAGGCCCGAGGTGCTGTGTCTACCACTGCCATTATAGAGCcgccaccacctcctcctccgccaccaccaccgccaccagcTCCCAAAATGCCACCACCTGAGAAgaccaaaaaaggaaagaaagataag GCGAAGAAGAGTAAAACCAAAATGCCGTCTCTGGTAAAGAAATGGCAGAGTATCCAGCGTGAGTTAGATGAAGAGGAGAACTCTAGTTCCAGTGAAGAGGACAGGGAATCAACCGCACAGAAGCGAATTGAAGAGTGGAAACAGCAGCAGCTGGTCAG